GGTTTCGGGAGACAATTGGCGGATTTCGAATCACAGACTTTATCGACTTTCCCAATAATGGTCAGTCAGACGACTGTAGATATTGATTCTCGGAATTTCCAACGCTTCGAATCCGAAATGAGCCTTTCTGATGCTGAAGAGTTGTTTATCTATCCTTATGATACTAGTGACGAGGTTCTGATTCATAACAACAATTTGTCCGACGAGTATCTTGAGTATGTTGAAAGCATAAATCCGAAGCTTCTTTCGGGATTCACATATACTCGACACGTTAACATGAATCTTGTTGCTGGATACGGAGAGATGGCAAAGACGATTGATCAGACTCATGTTAACTTCACCTCCTATCCTGAGAATCTGGATTCAGAAAGTCCAGGTTATCTGGAGAGTAACTTTGATCTGGTTGCAGGCTCCTTCCCGAAAAAACCTACAGATCTCGTAATGATTGTCAAGCAAGATAACAGAGTATCCAAGGGGATTCTGCAGGCGTTGGGCGTAGATTATGACAGAGGAATAATCGCTGTTGAAGACATAGTTGGATTAAAAATCAAGGCAATCAGTAACAATGATTTCTACGTGAAGGACGGAATGCGCTTCTCACCAAAGTCGTCAATGAGCGATCTGATGGAGCTTTACTATGGTGAAGTCGGAATACTTCTTGAGATTTCTGGAATTATTAGGGCGAAGGAGCAAATTAAGTTTTCCGTTCTGAACGAGGGGTTAGCGTATTCTGATCGCCTTGCTAAGATGTTTATAGAAGATGCAATGAAATCGGAGATTGTGAAGGCGCAGAAGGAGTTCTATGTGAACATCCTAACCGGAGAGCAGTTTGCTTCGGATCTCTTCAACGTTCTTTCGGTTATCCCTCCAGATATCACATCCAGGTTAATCGGAGGTATCACTCTTCCGGTAACCAAGAGGAACACTCTTCAGAAGCTAGGGGCGTTTGAAACACCAGTTTCGGTTGTGCTTTATCCAAAGGACTTTAAATCAAAGCAGAAGGTTCTCGAGTATCTTGATGCCTGGAACGAAGGCAAGAGTGATGAGGAAACAGTAATTTACATAGATCTTGCTTCTACTATAACGAGATTACTTGACGGTGTACTTAGCGCCTCGACGATTGTTCTCTTGGCCTTCGCCTTGATTTCTCTCGCGGTTTCTCTGATTATGATAGGTATAATTACTTACATTTCGGTGACCGAAAGAACCAAGGAGATAGGTATACTAAGGGCGCTGGGCGCGAGGAAAATAGATGTTACCAGGGTCTTCAATGCCGAAAACTTTATAATTGGGACATTCTCAGGGATTTTGGGCATATTTATCGCCTCCTTGTTGATTCTGCCAATGAACTCAATAATTGAAAGAATGACTGGCTTACCAGATGTTGCGTATCTTAATCCCCTAATTGCCCTGGGTCTAGCAGGTGCAAGCGTAATACTTACGATTTTGGGTGGACTGATTCCCGCGAAGATGGCTGCCAGGAAGGACCCCGTTGAAGCTTTGAGAAGTGAATAGAGTCTAGTAGGTCTGGCTATTTCTTTAATAATTGTTCAGTAGCTGTGCAAATTGAAAGACTCTTCGCCACGACGTCGCAGGGTTTCCGAACAGGCGGAGACAACTCCTGTTCAGCAAGTTGTTTGAACACAATACTGGAAGAAATGAAGGAGAGCCCATCGCAGAACAGCCTCCCGATCCGTCCTTTTACTTCCCCGTGCGGCTACTGCTGTAACGTGTCTTCACAATGGGCCGAAATCATGATCCGGGAATATATAGATTGAAAACGCTCGTAATATTCGCAACTTCAACTGCGGGCATTTTAGAAATCTTGCCGGAGTCGAATCCAAAAAAGATTAGGTACACCGATTCTGGTGCCCCAGTTCTTACATAAGCATCTTTTCCAACGATCACAGTGTACTTCGTCTCTATCTCTGGATTCTTGAAGTAGTAGAATTTCTCTTGGGATAGACCCGGCGCGAAATTCTTCTGAAAGAAATATGCGGAGTCTGACGAGGTTTTCTTCATCCCAACCCAAATATCTTTCGTTCCCGTCACAAAAACCCTGAAGTACGGTCTATCCTTCGCATTTTGCGCTTCCGTAATAATCGCTTCGAGATCTACAGCGGTGTTCGAAAGATAGTTCTTCGCGATGATATACTGCTCAAGAGCCCCGCCCGATCCAAGAAGTCTTTCAACGCTTGTAAGCTTTGCCTTGAAGTCTTCTTCTATTGCTTCAAGCTCTTCATCATATTGTCTGCGCATCTGCGCAAGTTCGGCTTTCATCTGACCGACCCTGTTAACTGCTATCAATGAAAACAGAAAACCGATTATGGCAGCCATTATCAAAAAGAGACCAATAGCAAGCGCTGGAGAGGTTCGCCGTTTCTTAGCCATTCTCTACCTCTTTTTCCCGCAAAAGAAGAGATGCTCTGAACGAGCAAAGGTCTCGCGGTTCCTACAATATTTATGTTCCCAGTCTGCAGCTACACTAATTCCGGCAGCCAGAGCATGTTCGTCGTAAGGATAAAAGGCAACTATCGATGCAATGTCAACAAGATCAAACCCTGTCTCGTCAAGAAAGGATTCAATTTCGTTTGAAAAGTAGGGTCTTGTAATAAAGCGTTTGTTGCTTACCGATCCGTCACCTATAGGGATTTCGCCTCGCTCTATTAGTCTCTTCGCCATCGAATATTCTCCCCTTGAAAGAAAGTCATGTAGGAAAGCCCATGCGTTGTCAACTGTCGCCAAAAGCGAGCCACCAGTTTTGAGTACCCTATGTGACTCATTGAGCACCTTGATTGGGTCCTTTGCATACGAAAGAAGATCACCCATTGCAAGAACGATATCGAAACCCTCATTCTCAAATGGTAGATTCTCAGCATTAGAATGAATGAATGCTATTCTGAGATCTGCAATATCTGCCTTCATTGAAGCAACCTTCAACATTTCCTTTGCAAGATCAACGGCAACAACTTCGTGATCCTTCTCGGCGAGATGAAGAGCCCACTTTCCCGTTCCGGTCCCGAGATCAAGAACCTTGCCCGCCGTTTTCACATGATCTTCAATAAGCTTCTCAACTACGACGTGATAGAGCTTCCAGTAAGCTTCTTCATACATGTAGTCATATCTGCCAGCAATTTCATTGTAATATTCCCAAGATTCCCTCAAACCTTAGCACCTCACAAGAGAAGTAGATAATCTTAAGGAAGCAACTAACTATAGTATAATACATAATCCGGATGGGATTCAGATGGTATGTCTTAGGAAGAAGTGCTCTTGGAAGTTGGTATGAGATTGTTTTGATGAACCTTTTCGCCCAATCTAACTGGTAAGAAAGGCATTTGATGAAAGACTGTACGATGATAAGACAGAAGGGTTTTCAGTAAGATATATTTCTTTTTCGAGTAACGTCAATGCGCAGAAGGATCAAATTTCGGAAATTGCTTTACTTGATTATTTTGAAGAATTGGTTCTACCATTGGAGAGAAACGATTCATTGAAAGGACAGTTCTGAGATTGGTTGAATCAAGTCACTGTTTATGGAAGATGAAGAGCTAGAACTGGAGTCTCGGCTCCTGAAATGGACCCGGAGCGTTACTGTGCAGGAGGTTTCTTCTTTTCGAAGAACTCTCCCAGCTTTTCACCCATGTTTTTCATGAACGTGTTGATATCTCCAGACTTCCTCAAGTATGACCAGAACAGCAGGATACCTATTGTAGCGCCAATGTTGTTGTAAATCAAATCAATCATTGTGTCATCTAGGCTGTTCTCTTGAGCCATTCTATAACCGGGATAGCCACCGAAAATTTTGTCTGAAACGAACTCTCCAATCTCCCAGAATACGCCTGCCATATTGACAATAGCAATGCCGGAAAGCCAGACTTTCCATTTAATTGCCTTGGGAGGAAGATTCGACCACGCTATTGCTGAACCGAAAATAAACGGAAAGAGTGAAAATCCTCCCCAAAATCCCCCAAAGACGTGAAGAAGGTCATCGAAAAGGGCGAAATTGTTGTAGAAACCAAGCCACATTCCAAAGAAACTGTGCAATACGAGATGTAGTAATGTGAGAAACCGGGTCTCTTCGAACATTGGGACACCGGTAATCCCTTGAAATATCCATGTTGCATACCCAAGAAATGCCATAACGATATACCCAATCATATGAGGTAAATTGAAATCTCCAATTGATGCAAAAGCTGGCACAAACAGAAGAAGAGAACAGACGATATTTAGCCATTTGAGGCTCTTGTAGATTTTGACATTGCTTGTGAGCAGCGACTTATTAATCGTCGGTTTATCGATTAGCGTTTCGCCGAAACTTCGTGCGTATGCGCTTAGGATTTCTATCACATTCTTTGCAGTCACTTCCAGCCCCCAGTGATTTTCTTCTTTTCAATTATACACAAGTTCTAAAACACACTTTCTGAGAACGCAAACAAGAAAACTCAATAGAGAAACACACAGCGGATTCTGGTGTCGCTTTGTCAAACTCATTTGCTAGACTATTTGAGAGGTGAAATTGTTGAGAGAAAGAAAAGGCTTTGATTTTGACGAAGTGGCAATGACATATTCACAGTACAGATATCCCAACGAAAAACTGGTAGAGCATATTTTCAACAGAGTCAGGTATGCCGACAGAATTCTGGAAGTTGGCTGTGGCACTGCTGATTACTTGAGTATACTTTCGGAACTTCTTCACGCGCGTGGATTTGGGTTTGACATCAGCCCTTCAATGATTCTGAAGGGCACAAGGAAGAATCACAGAGTTGAGTTGAAGGTTGCCGATGCTGATCAGCCCTTTCTGTATGAAGATGCTCAGTTTGATTTCGTCTTTAATGTTAATCTTGTTCATTACATTGCCAATCTGGAGAGCCTCTTCGAAGAGAGTTTTAGAGTGCTGCAAAATGATGGAAGCGTGCTGACAGTTACCGATTCCTGCCAGGATATTGGTGAAAGAACGCTAACTCACTATTTCCCTGAAACACTTGAGATAGACAGGGCCAGATATCCCGGAAATTCGTCTATAACGTGTGCGATGAAGAAGGCGGGATTTGAAGGAATATACACTACAAAAGTCAAGACGACTTTCGAATTCAAGAAGAGACATTTTGAGCAGTACAGAAGCAAGGCATATTCTGCACTAAGATTAATGTCAGAGAAAGGGTTCATAGAAGGGATGAAGAGGCTTGAAGAGGACATGAAACACGGTCTCGTTATCGGGAAGAAAGCTTACACTCAGATCTGGGGTATAAAGATAGCTAAGAGGGATTTCGATCTACCCACAATCTTTGCTGTAGGCTTCAATGGAGAAAGTTCTAGATAAAAACCTTAGGAGGTGTGTGGTGAAAAAACTACTGTTGATTTCGTTGATTTTGATTCTTGGAGTTTCAGGTTTTTCTGTTGCAATCAGCGTCGGAATTGGCTTCAATCTTGATATGTCCTCCGGTTCGGTCGTGACACCCTTTTTTCTAAATTTTGCGGCAGGGATACCCCTGATACAGGGTGTAATTCATTCTTACCTCTTCTCGTTCAACTGGTCAAGCCTTGTGGTTAAAGGGTTCAGCATCCCTGAACATACGTACTTAGGGGTTCAGACGAGAATCCCGGTATACAAGAGTCTTTACGTAAAGGGGCAGCTTTTCTGGTCCCTGAACCACATCTTTGCTGTTGCGGGTGGAGATCGAGCGATCGCAGGCACTCCTCTGTATTCAAGAATAGGATTTGGAAGCTATTTCTCAAGAGTCGGACTGGATGCTGGCTTTGATGGATACTGGCAGCTAGATCCACGCAGTACTGTTCCTTTTGCCAGGCCATATATATCTGTGGACTACACCTTCTGACATTGGCTTCCTTCGTTTGCTCTCAATGCGGGTGCAAGTATCCCGCTGAATCGAAGAACTTCAGATGCGAGTGTGGAGGCGTCTTCGATTTGGAATACGATTCGTCCTTTCCTGTTGAGGAGATAGAAAAACGCACTCCCACTATGTGGCGTTATCGGGAGGCCCTTCCAATAGAGCATGATCGGTTCATCATATCTATGTCGGAAGGATTCACCCCATTGATCGAAGAGGAAATATGCAGACGTAAAGTGTTGATTAAGCAGGACTATCTCTTTCCTACAGGTTCCTATAAAGATAGAGGGGCAAGCGTGCTAGTAAGCTATGCCAAAGAGCACTCAATTGAATCAGTTGTCGAGGATTCGTCGGGAAATGCTGGATGTTCGATTTCAGCCTATTCTGCCAGGGCAGGCATATCTTGTGAGATATTCGTTCCCGAAGGGACTTCAGCGAGAAAACTAGATCAAATCAGTGCATATGGTGCCAGATTAAGGTTAGTTAGGGGTTCCAGAGAAGACACTGCGAGATCCATTCTTGGGAGTGCGTATGAAAGTTTCTACGCAAGTCATACTTACAATCCGGTCTTTCTTCACGGTACAAAGACCTTTTCTTTCGAGATTTGCGAACAACTTGGCTGGAAGGGCCCAGATACGATTGTTCTTCCTGTGGGAAACGGTACCTTATTACTTGGAGCGTCGATCGGGTTTCACGAAATGAAATCTGCGAGAATAATCGACAATATTCCGAAGATAATTGCAGTACAGTCAGAGAACTGTTCTCCACTTGTGCAAGCGTTTAATAGAAGGCTGGAGCAACCAGAGGATGTGGAAACAAAGTCTACGGTTGCTGAGGGAATTGCAATTGAAAGACCGGTAAGAGGGTCCCAAATACTTAGAGCAGTTCGAGATAGTGGTGGACTGTTTCTTAGTGTCTCAGAAATGGAAATAATTGAGGCCCGTAACGAAATGTCTAGACGAGGTCATTTTTTGGAACCAACTGCTGCAGCGACAATAGCGGGACTGAAGAAGTACATAGCCTTCTCAGATCCTGGTGAGTGTATCATCTCTGTGTTCACGGGACACGGCTTAAAAACAGGATGAGACCAATACAGGCCTTACGCCCACAGAAGGCTAGAGAACTTAGGTTTTCCTCTTTGGCAGACAAACCATTCTTCGATTGACCATAGCTGTTGCTCTTAATTCTTGAAGGTCATCAAGATGGAACTATTGCTCGAGGAATTGAAGGTCTTGAGATCCCGTTGGTGTATGCAGCCAGACAGATCAAAGCTAACTGGTAATTTCAGAAGTCTTTCTGCCAAATGAGTCTTTGACTTGAAGCGCTGCCTATATTGCGTTGACCATCTTACTCACGGGTTATATAATCGTAAGTAGGAGGTGGTTAAGTTGTTTTGGGATCCAACGTTCATTATACTTATTCCAGCAATTATCCTGGCAGCTTGCGCCCAGTTTCTTGTTAGCTCGCGGTTTTCTCAGTATTCGAAAGTTAGGTCTACCTTCGGTTTTAACGGCACTCAGTTAGCCAGACAGCTTCTTGACAACGCGGGGCTTTACGACATTAAGATAGAAAGAATAAGAGGCAATCTCACTGATCACTATGATCCTAAGAAGAGGGTTGTACGATTATCGGATGCAACTCACAACAGCACATCAATAGCGGCCTTAGGAGTAGTCGCACATGAAATTGGCCACGCCATTCAAGACAAAGAAAAGTACGCTCCGCTGGTTGTTCGCAATGCAGTAGTACCTGTTGCACAGATAGGCTCTTCCCTCTCCTGGATTATCTTCATTATTGGGCTTCTTATGGTATCACCGATTCTAATCAGAATTGGAATCGTTGTCTTCTCGGCCTTTGTGTTTTTTACGCTGGTAACACTACCGGTAGAGTTCAATGCGAGTTCCAGAGCTAAGAAGCTCCTCGCTTCAATGGGAATGCCTTCGAAAGAGCTGAAAGGAGTAAGCTCCGTTCTAGGAGCAGCCGCGATGACGTATGTTGCATCTGCCGCCACTTCGATTCTTCAGTTGCTCAGAATGTTGGTGTTGTCGGGTGCTGGAAGAGATTGATGCAGGATGCTCGTTCGATAGCGCTGCAAACTTTGTCTTTCTTTGATGCAAACGGGTACATTTCTTTCAAGAAGGTGGAGATGGCTCTCTCCACGCTTTCTTCAAAAGACCGCTCTTTCTGTATAAACTTGATCTACGGAATTCTAAGAAAGAGAATCAGAATCGACTATGAGCTTGCCCGCTTTTTGAGGAAGCCCAGCAAAGTTCCAGTAGCGGTGAGAAATGTCTTGAGGATGGGGGTATTCCAGATCCAGTTTCTGGACAGTGTGCCTGAATACGCCTCAATAGACTCTTCGGTAAGTCTAGTAGGCGTAAAGGAGTTCAAAGGACTTGTGAATGCAGTTCTCAGAAAAATCGCTGATTCTGGCCCGTCGAAAGATCAACCGTTAAATGTCACCTATTCTCATCCGGAGTGGCTTGTGAATTATTGGAGAGATGTAGAGTGGATCGAAAGTCTGGAAGAGCTTCTTGAGTATAACCAAACACCTCCAGTACAGACAGTTATTGCCTCTGGCCGACAAGATGAACTTGTCGAAAAGGGTTTTATCTTCGACATGAGCCAGTACTCGGATCTTCTCAATATCTTTCAAAGAGGCGATCCCTCATACAAGCCTGAAAGCGTTGATGAGGTTGAGTATATCCTTTCGGGACTGGGCGTCCCAGTAGCAAAGCATAGCGGCACCCTTACGGGAAGAATAAATTCCATGCCTTGGCTATTACATTCTCTGAGTCTCAGTGCCTTTACAGAGGCTTTTCAGAAGGCGAAGGAGTTACTGAGTAGCTTCGCGAAAGAACACGATGATTTCATTTACTATAGCCAATCAATGACCGAAGAGGAGAACAATAGAGCTCTAAATTCTCTTAGTGAATTTGAACCGGTTGAAATGGAAGAGTTCTTTAAGAAACGGAGAATTGCCGCTGTATTCGATGGAAGTGGTTACTGGCTACAACCATCGAAAGCGCCACTTGTTGGTTATGTGGCCAGGATTAGGAGAGCAAGATGAAAGATATTCTTTCCCTTGGTCTTGACGAGATGAGAGGTCTGCTGCTTTCTAAAGAAGAAGCTGCTTTCAGAGCTGACCAGATCTTTAACTGGGTTTACAAGAAAAGAACTCTGGACTTTTCAGAAATGACGAATCTTCCCAAGGCTCTTCGAGGAGAACTGCCAGGATTACTGTACTTCTCGGCAATGAGGGCAGTTGAAAAGCAGTTTTCGAAAGACGGTACCGAAAAGTACTTGTGGAAACTCAAAGATGGGAATCAGATTGAGTCTGTTGTCTTGAGGCATCCGGGACATGTTACTTTCTGTATCTCTTCTCAAGTAGGTTGTGCTTTGAACTGCTCCTTCTGCGCAACGGGAGCGGGAGGTTTTTCTAGGAACCTCTCGACCGGTGAAATTGTCTCTCAAGTGATCCACATGGAAAGAGCTATTCATGGACCCGTAGACAACATTGTCTTCATGGGAATGGGTGAGCCCTTTCTCAATGAGAACAGTGTATATAAGGCAATCAATATCCTTCACGATCCCAGAGGTAGAAACCTTGGCTTCCGGCATTTCACAATATCCACTGCAGGAATACCGGAAGGGATAAAGAGGCTTGCGGATTCAGAGATAGATATCAGGCTTTCAGTTTCACTCCACAGTGCCAAAGATGAGTTAAGAAGCTCATTGATGCCAGTAAATAGGATACATTCATTAGATTCGCTGAGAGAAGCACTTGTGTATTATCAACAGAAGACTGGAAACAGAATTACCTTTGAATATGCCTTGATAAGTGGAGTGAACGACACAGCCGGAGATGTTGAACAACTTATCAAATACCTTCGAGGAATCAAGTCTTTTATAAATATAATACCTGTGAACCCTGTCAATCCGAACTTCGAAAGACCTACAGATCAGAAAGTTGTAGATTTCGAGGAAAGATTGAAGGCTGTCGGATTTGAGAGCGCAGTGAGACATGAGAAGGGCACGGACATTGATGCCGCTTGTGGCCAGTTAAGGCAGAGAAGAAGGGGGTAAGGCTTGGAAAGACGAAAAGGAGTAGTAGTTAGATTTGGAAGCAGGAATATGGAAGTGGTGGACAACGAGACAGGTGGGAGGCTTTTGTGCACGATGCCAGGTCGGTTTAGGATGCAAGGGATTAGACCAATTGTCGGTGACCGAGTTGAATACTCTCTAAGCGGTAACGGCCAGGGTCGGATAGAAAGTATTCTCACAAGAGAAACTGAGCTTCTGAGACCGAGGATTTCCAATATAGAGCAGATACTCCTGGTGCTTTCCCTCAGAGAACCTGCCGTTCAAAATGTGATTACGGACCGATTTCTTGTTTTGGCTGAATATGCGAAGCTGCCAGTTGTTGTAGTCATTAACAAGATCGATCTGCTTGCTGACGACGAAATAAAGGAGTTCAGTGAAATCTACGGTGAGTATTACAACATTCATCAGGTCTCTTCGAAGAAGGAGATTAACATAAATCAATTGCGCGATATTCTGAAAGGCAAGATAAGCGTGATGGCTGGAATGTCTGGTGTCGGAAAGAGCAGTCTGTTGAATACGCTTAATCCAGGTCTGAAGTTGAGAGTGTCGGAAATATCTCGAGGTCTTGAGAGAGGGCGACATACTACTTCCTACGTGGAATTGCTTCAGTTCGATTTCGGAGGGTTAATTGCCGATACACCTGGTTTTGCAAATCTCGAATTGCCTGAAATAGAGCCAGACTGCCTAAAGAGGTATTTTCCGGAGATTGATCAGGAAAGCGGAATGTGTGCTTTTTCCGACTGCGTCCACATCGATGAACCTGGGTGCTACGTTAAGGAGCTGATAAAAGCAGGGAACATCCACGAAAGTCGGTATGAAAGTTACTTGAGTATGTATAATGAATTGAAGGAAAGAGAAAGGGAGAAGGGAGGAAAGAAGTATGGCTAAGATATCTCCCTCTATTCTTGCTGCTGACTTGACCAATCTAGCCTGCGAAGTAAGTAAAGTACGAAAAGCAGATTTTCTGCATATAGATGTAATGGATGGGATGTTCGTCCCTAATATAACTTTCGGAGTACCGATTATGGAGGCGCTGGGTAGGTTGAGTCATCCACCACTGGACGTTCACTTAATGATAGAGGAACCTTCGAGATATGTGAGAGAATATGCAGAACTTGGCGCAAAGAATCTTCATGTTCACGTGGAGGGCAACTATCATCTTCACAGGCTGCTGGGACAGATAAAGGAGTATGGAGCCAATGCTTTCATAGTCTTGAACCCGTCAACACCCGTTTCCTGGCTTGAAGAAGTTCTTCCTTTTGCTGACGGTGTGCTGGTTATGACCGTAAACCCTGGCTACACAGGTCAACGATTTATTCCGGAAGCTGCAAGAAAAATTGAATCGCTCGATCGCATTCGCTGTGAGAAAGGGTTTGACTTCGAAATTGCAGTTGATGGTGGTGTAAGCCTCGACAATGCGAAAGAGCTTGTTAGTAAAGGCGCTGATATCCTCATCATGGGAGCAGCGGTATTCAGATCAGATTCTCCATCAATAGTTGTTGATAGGATCAAGGAGTTAAGAAGGTGAAGCTGTATCTGGTTACTTCCAATGAAAACAAGCTTAGGGAGATCAGCCTACTGCTTCCCGATGGAATCGAGCTTGAGTCTATTGAGGCCGTGGCGTCCCACAGAGATATTATTGAAGATTCGCCGACCTTTCTCGGAAACTCGGTGAAGAAGATTGAAGCATATATGGATCTTGGAGTACCTCTTCTAGCTGATGATTCAGGACTTGTGATAGATTCCCTTGGGGGTTTTCCAGGAGTGAACTCTGCCAGGTTCATGGAAGGTAGTAGTTATTTTGGGA
This window of the Mesotoga sp. BH458_6_3_2_1 genome carries:
- a CDS encoding ATP-binding cassette domain-containing protein — protein: MLQLEKVSKIYETGEFVQTALNEVSICFSKNEFVAILGPSGSGKTTLLNIIGGLDRCYHGDLVINGKSAEEFTDWELDAYRNKSIGFVFQSFNLIPHLSILDNIQMGMILGGVHPLERNKKAMNLLEGVGLSDQANKKPNQLSNGQMQRVAIARALANNPDIVLADEPTGSLDSQTGEQTIELIREMAVNKLVIMVTHNEEIAKRFADRVIILRDGYIASDNRVVNEPDPRSELEIKKTRMSYPTALKLSATNILTKKWRTALTVLASSIGIVGIFLVLSLSSGFGRQLADFESQTLSTFPIMVSQTTVDIDSRNFQRFESEMSLSDAEELFIYPYDTSDEVLIHNNNLSDEYLEYVESINPKLLSGFTYTRHVNMNLVAGYGEMAKTIDQTHVNFTSYPENLDSESPGYLESNFDLVAGSFPKKPTDLVMIVKQDNRVSKGILQALGVDYDRGIIAVEDIVGLKIKAISNNDFYVKDGMRFSPKSSMSDLMELYYGEVGILLEISGIIRAKEQIKFSVLNEGLAYSDRLAKMFIEDAMKSEIVKAQKEFYVNILTGEQFASDLFNVLSVIPPDITSRLIGGITLPVTKRNTLQKLGAFETPVSVVLYPKDFKSKQKVLEYLDAWNEGKSDEETVIYIDLASTITRLLDGVLSASTIVLLAFALISLAVSLIMIGIITYISVTERTKEIGILRALGARKIDVTRVFNAENFIIGTFSGILGIFIASLLILPMNSIIERMTGLPDVAYLNPLIALGLAGASVILTILGGLIPAKMAARKDPVEALRSE
- a CDS encoding class I SAM-dependent methyltransferase codes for the protein MRESWEYYNEIAGRYDYMYEEAYWKLYHVVVEKLIEDHVKTAGKVLDLGTGTGKWALHLAEKDHEVVAVDLAKEMLKVASMKADIADLRIAFIHSNAENLPFENEGFDIVLAMGDLLSYAKDPIKVLNESHRVLKTGGSLLATVDNAWAFLHDFLSRGEYSMAKRLIERGEIPIGDGSVSNKRFITRPYFSNEIESFLDETGFDLVDIASIVAFYPYDEHALAAGISVAADWEHKYCRNRETFARSEHLFFCGKKR
- a CDS encoding class I SAM-dependent methyltransferase, whose translation is MRERKGFDFDEVAMTYSQYRYPNEKLVEHIFNRVRYADRILEVGCGTADYLSILSELLHARGFGFDISPSMILKGTRKNHRVELKVADADQPFLYEDAQFDFVFNVNLVHYIANLESLFEESFRVLQNDGSVLTVTDSCQDIGERTLTHYFPETLEIDRARYPGNSSITCAMKKAGFEGIYTTKVKTTFEFKKRHFEQYRSKAYSALRLMSEKGFIEGMKRLEEDMKHGLVIGKKAYTQIWGIKIAKRDFDLPTIFAVGFNGESSR
- a CDS encoding threonine synthase gives rise to the protein MEYDSSFPVEEIEKRTPTMWRYREALPIEHDRFIISMSEGFTPLIEEEICRRKVLIKQDYLFPTGSYKDRGASVLVSYAKEHSIESVVEDSSGNAGCSISAYSARAGISCEIFVPEGTSARKLDQISAYGARLRLVRGSREDTARSILGSAYESFYASHTYNPVFLHGTKTFSFEICEQLGWKGPDTIVLPVGNGTLLLGASIGFHEMKSARIIDNIPKIIAVQSENCSPLVQAFNRRLEQPEDVETKSTVAEGIAIERPVRGSQILRAVRDSGGLFLSVSEMEIIEARNEMSRRGHFLEPTAAATIAGLKKYIAFSDPGECIISVFTGHGLKTG
- a CDS encoding zinc metallopeptidase → MFWDPTFIILIPAIILAACAQFLVSSRFSQYSKVRSTFGFNGTQLARQLLDNAGLYDIKIERIRGNLTDHYDPKKRVVRLSDATHNSTSIAALGVVAHEIGHAIQDKEKYAPLVVRNAVVPVAQIGSSLSWIIFIIGLLMVSPILIRIGIVVFSAFVFFTLVTLPVEFNASSRAKKLLASMGMPSKELKGVSSVLGAAAMTYVASAATSILQLLRMLVLSGAGRD
- a CDS encoding transcription antitermination factor NusB, with protein sequence MQDARSIALQTLSFFDANGYISFKKVEMALSTLSSKDRSFCINLIYGILRKRIRIDYELARFLRKPSKVPVAVRNVLRMGVFQIQFLDSVPEYASIDSSVSLVGVKEFKGLVNAVLRKIADSGPSKDQPLNVTYSHPEWLVNYWRDVEWIESLEELLEYNQTPPVQTVIASGRQDELVEKGFIFDMSQYSDLLNIFQRGDPSYKPESVDEVEYILSGLGVPVAKHSGTLTGRINSMPWLLHSLSLSAFTEAFQKAKELLSSFAKEHDDFIYYSQSMTEEENNRALNSLSEFEPVEMEEFFKKRRIAAVFDGSGYWLQPSKAPLVGYVARIRRAR
- the rlmN gene encoding 23S rRNA (adenine(2503)-C(2))-methyltransferase RlmN, which produces MKDILSLGLDEMRGLLLSKEEAAFRADQIFNWVYKKRTLDFSEMTNLPKALRGELPGLLYFSAMRAVEKQFSKDGTEKYLWKLKDGNQIESVVLRHPGHVTFCISSQVGCALNCSFCATGAGGFSRNLSTGEIVSQVIHMERAIHGPVDNIVFMGMGEPFLNENSVYKAINILHDPRGRNLGFRHFTISTAGIPEGIKRLADSEIDIRLSVSLHSAKDELRSSLMPVNRIHSLDSLREALVYYQQKTGNRITFEYALISGVNDTAGDVEQLIKYLRGIKSFINIIPVNPVNPNFERPTDQKVVDFEERLKAVGFESAVRHEKGTDIDAACGQLRQRRRG
- the rsgA gene encoding ribosome small subunit-dependent GTPase A, which produces MERRKGVVVRFGSRNMEVVDNETGGRLLCTMPGRFRMQGIRPIVGDRVEYSLSGNGQGRIESILTRETELLRPRISNIEQILLVLSLREPAVQNVITDRFLVLAEYAKLPVVVVINKIDLLADDEIKEFSEIYGEYYNIHQVSSKKEININQLRDILKGKISVMAGMSGVGKSSLLNTLNPGLKLRVSEISRGLERGRHTTSYVELLQFDFGGLIADTPGFANLELPEIEPDCLKRYFPEIDQESGMCAFSDCVHIDEPGCYVKELIKAGNIHESRYESYLSMYNELKEREREKGGKKYG
- the rpe gene encoding ribulose-phosphate 3-epimerase, producing the protein MAKISPSILAADLTNLACEVSKVRKADFLHIDVMDGMFVPNITFGVPIMEALGRLSHPPLDVHLMIEEPSRYVREYAELGAKNLHVHVEGNYHLHRLLGQIKEYGANAFIVLNPSTPVSWLEEVLPFADGVLVMTVNPGYTGQRFIPEAARKIESLDRIRCEKGFDFEIAVDGGVSLDNAKELVSKGADILIMGAAVFRSDSPSIVVDRIKELRR